Part of the Geobacter pickeringii genome, TGCAGGTGAAGAAGCCGTGCTCGTCCATGGGGGAGACCACGGTCCCGGCCAGGTCGATGGGCCAGTACTCCCGCAGCAGCTTCGGCACCTCATGGAAGTAGTTGGGGACGAAGTCGGCCCAGCCGTTCTGGACCGCCTTGCGGGAGACGTGGCTCGTGAACCAGGAATTCACCCGGATATGGGGAACGGCGTCCTCGGTGAGGTAGTCGGGGCAGAGGTGGTGCTGCTGGTTGACCACCACCCCTTCGAGCTCGTGCCGGCGGGCCGCCAGGGCCTTGACGAAGAGGGTCGGCTCCCCGGCGCAGATGGGGAAGCAGAGGTGATCCCCCGACTGGACGGTGGCCGCCACCTCCTGGGGGGTGGCGAGTTTCTGCTGGTATTCCTGCTCATGCCGGGAGAGGGCCACTGCTGCGTTATTCATGGGTCATCCTCCTTGTTGGTTACGGGCGTTTGCTCTAGCCTTTCCCCCGCCAAGGGGGAGGGAACTGTTACAGGCGCTTCCGCGTATTAATCACTCAGGCTGTTACCACCGTGGCAGCCCGCTCTGATGTGGGTTCCCGGCACCCCAGCGCCTTCGCCACCCGGGAGCCCGACGGGCGCCCCAGCTGGCCGGAGATGTAGTTTCCGGCGGCCACAAGCTTCTCCAGGTCGACCCCGGTCTCGATGCCGAGGCCATTCAGCATGTAGAGGAGGTCCTCGCTCGCCACGTTCCCCGAGGCGCCGGCGGCGTAGGGGCAGCCGCCGAGGCCGGCCACGGAGCTGTCGACGGTGGCGACCCCCCGCTCCAGCACCGCCAGGATGTTGGCCAGGGCCTGGCCGTAGGTGTCGTGGAAGTGGACCGCCAGCCGGTGCCGCGGCACCTGCTTCGCCACCGCATCCACCATCGCCTCGGCCCGGCCGGGGGTCCCGACGCCGATGGTGTCGCCGAGGGAGATCTCGGAGCAGCCCAGCTCCAGGAGCCGCCCGGCCACCCCGGCCACCGCCCGGAAATCCACCTCCCCCTCGTAGGGGCAGCCGAGGACGCAGGAGACGTACCCCCGCACCGTCAACCCCCGCGCGCCGGCGGTCGTTATGACTGCGGCGAAGCGCTCCAGGCTCTCGGCGATGGAGCAGTTGATGTTCTTCCGGGAGAAGGTCTCGGAGGCGGCGGCGAAGACGGCGACCTCTCCGGCGCCGGCGGCGATGGCCGCCTCCAGCCCCTTCAGATTCGGGACGAGGACCGGGTAGCCGACCCCTTCCCGGCGGGTGATCCCCGCCATGACCTGGGCGTTGTCGGCCATCTGGGGGACCCACGCGGGGGAGACGAAGCTCGTCGCCTCGATGACCGGGAGCCCTGCCTCCGCGAGCCGGTCGATGAGGGCGATCTTCACCGGCGCCGGGATGAGCGTCTTCTCGTTCTGGAGCCCGTCCCGGGGGCCCACTTCCACC contains:
- a CDS encoding hydroxymethylglutaryl-CoA lyase, with translation MRLPKRVKMVEVGPRDGLQNEKTLIPAPVKIALIDRLAEAGLPVIEATSFVSPAWVPQMADNAQVMAGITRREGVGYPVLVPNLKGLEAAIAAGAGEVAVFAAASETFSRKNINCSIAESLERFAAVITTAGARGLTVRGYVSCVLGCPYEGEVDFRAVAGVAGRLLELGCSEISLGDTIGVGTPGRAEAMVDAVAKQVPRHRLAVHFHDTYGQALANILAVLERGVATVDSSVAGLGGCPYAAGASGNVASEDLLYMLNGLGIETGVDLEKLVAAGNYISGQLGRPSGSRVAKALGCREPTSERAATVVTA